A genome region from Sphingobium sp. WTD-1 includes the following:
- a CDS encoding DUF6488 family protein: MRKFIIAAAVVLAPVSPVMAHGNHDEEEQDRPVQQVAKDNVIKLITKGTLPASWSKAKFVETKSRTVQGARQDVVIFRNEAEPEARKLLYVALKPDGTFVSANHKLK; encoded by the coding sequence ATGCGTAAATTCATTATCGCAGCTGCCGTTGTTCTCGCTCCCGTGTCCCCGGTGATGGCGCATGGCAATCATGATGAAGAAGAGCAGGATCGTCCTGTTCAGCAGGTGGCGAAGGACAATGTCATCAAGCTCATCACCAAGGGCACATTGCCGGCGAGCTGGTCAAAGGCGAAGTTCGTGGAAACGAAGTCGCGGACCGTTCAGGGCGCCCGTCAGGATGTGGTGATCTTCCGCAACGAAGCTGAACCGGAAGCTCGCAAGCTGCTGTACGTCGCGTTGAAGCCGGACGGCACCTTCGTCTCCGCTAACCACAAGCTGAAGTAA
- a CDS encoding DUF6771 family protein, translated as MTQPDPLWLAQSPLNAPGWARVALTAPNERLREQAAVELAQTIIVAMERQPPHFDRRQMTLPL; from the coding sequence ATGACACAGCCCGATCCTCTCTGGCTCGCGCAGAGCCCTCTGAACGCCCCTGGGTGGGCACGAGTGGCACTGACGGCGCCGAACGAACGGTTGCGGGAGCAAGCCGCTGTAGAACTGGCCCAAACAATTATAGTGGCCATGGAACGTCAGCCGCCTCACTTTGATCGCAGGCAGATGACCCTTCCCCTCTGA
- a CDS encoding CusA/CzcA family heavy metal efflux RND transporter, which translates to MIARILSLSVRMRWAVLFLTLAIVGFGGWQITKLPIDAVPDITNRQVQVNTFNPTLGPVDMEKQVTYPVETALAGIPGLTMTRSLTRNGFSQVTAIFTDSTDIFFARQQVTERLAQAKDSLPSGVQPNLAPLSTGLGEIFFYSVAFRHPDGKNVKTVNGQPGWQSDGSYLTPEGERLTTELAKAAYLRTVQDWIIRPQMRNVKGVAGVDSNGGFVKQYLVQPNLNALATYGLSVTELADALQRANLSAGSNYIKRAGESFLVRADARLKSIEEIEEAVVATRAGVPVRVRDVGEVVIGGAVRTGSGSRMGSEAVISTVLMLVGDNSRIVAMSAAEKLTQINKGLPPDVFAEPVYNRSKLVNATISTVEKNLTEGALLVIVVLFLLLGNIRAALITAAVIPVTMLMTASGMNAIGESGNLMSLGALDFGLIVDGAVIIVENALRRLAERQEHEGRLLTLPERLGETTEAAVEMVRPTVYGQLIIFLVFVPLLTFQGVEGKTFSPMAVTLMIALASAFILSITFIPAMIAIVIKGKVSETEVKPIRWFKEKYEPLLKKAVARPLPFIAAGGGMFLAAVLCFGLLGEEFMPQLDEKDITVTNFRVPSASIDQSTEMQLRIENTLKTLPEVALVFSKNGNADLGTDPMPPNASDTYVIPKPESEWPSDVKSKDDILKRIEARMKPLIGNRTEIQQPIQMRFNELIAGVRADVAIKLYGDDLDQMSQQAQRIAAVVRKIPGAGDVSAEQTSGAPTFDVKIDRLAVARYGLSVEEVANTVAAALGGREAGLLFEGDRRFSVVVRLPDAQRDDLETLGAIPVMLPTPEGQVARSIPLREVARFSFTSGLNQISRENGKRMVIVQINVRGRDLGSFVTEAQQKVNKLQLPAGMYIDWGGTFESLQSARLRLLIVVPICFAAIFALLYMALGGAIPAAIVFSAVPMALAGGVFALLLRGIPFSITAAVGFIALSGVAVLNGLVMMSAIRKYREDGAEEDQAIIGGAMERVRPVLMTALVASLGFVPMALATGTGAEVQRPLATVVIGGLITSTALTLLVLPAITAFMGRLKKKQAQESSGNSEPATA; encoded by the coding sequence ATGATTGCGCGCATCCTCAGTCTATCCGTCAGGATGAGATGGGCGGTGTTGTTCCTGACACTCGCCATTGTCGGATTTGGCGGCTGGCAGATCACCAAGCTGCCGATCGACGCCGTCCCGGACATCACCAACCGACAGGTGCAGGTCAACACCTTCAATCCCACGCTCGGCCCGGTCGACATGGAAAAGCAGGTGACTTATCCGGTCGAGACGGCCCTTGCCGGCATTCCAGGTCTCACCATGACCCGGTCGCTGACGCGTAACGGGTTCAGCCAGGTGACGGCGATTTTCACCGACAGCACAGATATCTTCTTCGCCCGCCAGCAGGTGACCGAACGCCTTGCGCAAGCCAAGGACAGCCTGCCTTCCGGGGTGCAGCCCAATCTGGCACCGCTCAGTACAGGGCTTGGCGAGATATTCTTCTATTCGGTGGCGTTCCGTCATCCAGATGGCAAGAACGTCAAGACTGTAAATGGCCAGCCCGGCTGGCAGTCGGACGGCAGCTACCTTACGCCTGAAGGCGAGCGACTGACCACCGAACTGGCGAAGGCGGCCTATCTGCGCACCGTGCAGGACTGGATCATCCGTCCGCAAATGCGCAATGTCAAAGGCGTGGCCGGCGTCGATTCCAACGGCGGCTTCGTGAAGCAGTATCTGGTGCAGCCCAATCTCAACGCGCTGGCCACTTATGGCCTGTCGGTGACGGAACTGGCTGATGCTCTGCAGCGGGCGAACCTGTCGGCAGGGTCCAATTACATCAAGCGGGCCGGGGAGAGTTTCCTGGTTCGCGCCGATGCGCGCCTGAAGTCGATTGAGGAAATCGAGGAGGCGGTCGTTGCGACCCGCGCTGGCGTGCCGGTGCGCGTGCGTGATGTCGGTGAAGTGGTCATCGGTGGCGCGGTCCGCACCGGCTCCGGCAGCCGCATGGGATCCGAAGCTGTGATCTCGACCGTCCTGATGCTGGTGGGCGACAATAGCCGCATCGTGGCGATGAGCGCGGCAGAGAAGCTCACGCAGATCAACAAGGGGTTGCCGCCAGACGTCTTTGCAGAACCCGTCTATAACCGCTCAAAGCTGGTGAATGCGACCATTTCCACGGTCGAGAAGAACCTGACCGAAGGCGCGCTGCTCGTCATCGTGGTGCTTTTCCTGTTGCTGGGCAACATCCGCGCGGCGCTGATCACGGCGGCGGTCATTCCGGTGACCATGTTGATGACGGCCAGCGGCATGAACGCCATCGGGGAATCCGGCAACCTCATGAGCCTTGGCGCGCTCGACTTCGGTCTGATCGTCGACGGCGCCGTGATCATCGTGGAAAATGCGCTGCGACGGCTTGCCGAACGGCAGGAACATGAAGGGCGTCTGCTGACCCTGCCGGAGCGGCTGGGCGAGACGACGGAGGCTGCGGTCGAGATGGTTCGACCGACCGTCTACGGGCAACTCATCATCTTCCTCGTGTTTGTGCCGTTACTGACCTTCCAGGGTGTCGAGGGCAAGACCTTCTCGCCGATGGCGGTCACGCTCATGATTGCTCTGGCATCGGCCTTCATCCTCTCGATTACATTTATTCCTGCGATGATCGCCATCGTGATCAAGGGGAAGGTGAGCGAGACGGAAGTGAAGCCGATCCGTTGGTTCAAGGAAAAGTACGAGCCGCTCCTGAAGAAAGCCGTGGCGCGTCCCTTGCCATTCATTGCGGCCGGCGGTGGCATGTTCTTGGCAGCCGTCCTGTGCTTCGGCCTGCTGGGCGAGGAGTTCATGCCCCAGCTTGACGAGAAGGACATCACGGTCACCAATTTCCGCGTGCCGTCGGCCTCGATCGACCAGTCGACCGAGATGCAACTGCGGATCGAGAATACCCTCAAGACCTTGCCGGAAGTGGCGCTCGTCTTCTCGAAGAACGGCAACGCGGATCTGGGTACCGACCCGATGCCGCCAAACGCCTCGGACACCTATGTCATCCCCAAGCCCGAAAGTGAGTGGCCGTCGGATGTGAAGAGCAAGGACGATATCCTCAAGCGCATCGAAGCGAGGATGAAGCCCCTGATTGGCAACCGGACGGAAATCCAGCAGCCGATCCAGATGCGCTTCAACGAGCTTATCGCGGGCGTTCGGGCTGACGTGGCCATCAAGCTCTATGGCGATGACCTCGATCAGATGAGCCAGCAGGCGCAGCGCATTGCTGCGGTGGTTCGGAAGATCCCCGGTGCCGGCGATGTCAGTGCCGAGCAGACGTCCGGCGCGCCGACGTTTGACGTGAAGATCGACCGACTGGCGGTCGCGCGTTACGGCCTTTCGGTTGAAGAGGTTGCGAATACCGTTGCGGCTGCTCTTGGGGGCCGGGAAGCCGGGCTGCTGTTCGAAGGTGACCGTCGCTTCTCGGTTGTGGTCCGTCTGCCTGATGCGCAGCGCGACGATCTGGAAACGCTGGGGGCCATCCCTGTGATGTTGCCTACTCCTGAAGGTCAGGTGGCAAGGTCTATCCCGCTCCGTGAGGTGGCACGGTTCAGCTTCACATCGGGGTTGAACCAGATCAGCCGCGAGAATGGCAAGCGTATGGTGATCGTGCAGATCAACGTGCGTGGCCGGGATCTGGGTAGCTTCGTTACAGAGGCGCAGCAGAAGGTGAACAAACTCCAGCTTCCTGCTGGCATGTACATTGATTGGGGCGGCACGTTCGAAAGCCTTCAGTCGGCTCGCCTTCGCCTGCTGATCGTGGTGCCGATCTGCTTCGCCGCGATCTTCGCACTTCTCTACATGGCATTGGGCGGCGCTATCCCAGCAGCGATCGTGTTTAGTGCGGTGCCCATGGCTCTAGCGGGCGGTGTTTTCGCCCTGCTTTTGCGCGGGATTCCGTTCTCCATCACGGCTGCGGTGGGCTTCATTGCTCTCTCCGGTGTCGCGGTTCTGAATGGCCTCGTCATGATGAGTGCCATCCGTAAATATCGAGAGGATGGGGCGGAAGAGGATCAGGCCATCATCGGCGGCGCGATGGAGCGCGTGCGGCCGGTGCTGATGACTGCGCTCGTGGCAAGTCTCGGCTTCGTGCCTATGGCCCTCGCTACGGGGACAGGGGCTGAAGTGCAGCGACCGCTTGCCACGGTGGTCATCGGTGGTCTTATCACCTCGACGGCGCTGACGTTGCTCGTGTTGCCGGCGATCACGGCATTCATGGGGCGCCTCAAGAAGAAACAGGCGCAAGAGTCGTCGGGTAATTCCGAACCGGCAACTGCGTAA
- a CDS encoding MFS transporter: MLSVLSNRTYRHLFLAQVVALVGTGLATVALGLLAYDIAGGSAGAVLGTALAIKMIAYIGVAPVLGAFADRLPRRAFLVTMDVLRAAVAICLPFVSEIWQIYVLIFVLQSASAAFTPTFQATIPDVLPEERDYTKALALSRLAYDMESLTSPMLAAALLTVINFHWLFSGTAVGFVGSAILVLSTTLPRALNRKEVRTGIYAKTTRGMRIYLKTPRLRGLLALTFASAAASSMVIVNTVVIVRDQLGLGQRDVAFTLAAFGGGSILAALGLPRILDRISDRSIMITAAAVLAWGLAIMGALTHWFGSSPNYWSILLAGWFVLGMAYSMSVTPSGRLLKRSANAEDRPALFAAQFALSHGSWLICYPLAGQLGARENQVMTFIAMSIIAHFGVIAAYLLWPSADPDELPHDHVDLDADHPHLRDKHGQSAGHAYVIDDLHQHWPRS, encoded by the coding sequence ATGCTTTCGGTGTTGAGCAATCGGACATACCGTCACCTGTTCCTGGCGCAGGTGGTGGCTTTGGTCGGAACCGGGCTGGCTACGGTCGCGCTGGGGCTGCTCGCCTATGACATTGCCGGCGGATCGGCAGGCGCAGTGCTGGGGACCGCGCTGGCCATCAAGATGATCGCCTATATTGGTGTGGCTCCCGTCTTAGGCGCCTTTGCCGACAGGCTGCCGCGTCGCGCCTTTCTCGTCACGATGGATGTGCTGCGCGCCGCCGTCGCGATCTGCCTGCCGTTCGTCAGCGAGATCTGGCAGATCTACGTCCTGATCTTCGTGCTTCAGTCTGCTTCGGCAGCGTTCACGCCCACTTTTCAGGCGACCATTCCCGATGTTCTGCCGGAAGAGCGCGACTATACCAAGGCGCTCGCCCTGTCGCGGCTGGCTTATGATATGGAAAGTCTGACGAGCCCGATGCTTGCGGCTGCCCTGCTGACTGTCATCAATTTCCACTGGTTGTTCTCCGGCACGGCGGTCGGCTTCGTCGGTTCGGCCATTCTGGTCCTGTCGACCACCTTGCCTCGAGCGCTCAACCGTAAGGAAGTGCGCACCGGCATTTATGCCAAGACCACCAGGGGCATGCGGATTTACCTTAAGACGCCACGGCTGCGCGGCCTTCTCGCTTTGACCTTTGCTTCGGCGGCGGCGAGTTCGATGGTGATCGTCAACACTGTTGTCATTGTCCGGGACCAGCTTGGTCTTGGCCAGCGGGACGTTGCCTTCACGCTAGCAGCCTTCGGTGGAGGCTCTATCCTCGCTGCGCTGGGGTTGCCCCGTATTCTCGACCGCATATCCGACCGCTCGATCATGATCACTGCCGCAGCAGTGCTGGCTTGGGGGCTTGCGATCATGGGTGCCCTCACGCACTGGTTCGGCAGTTCCCCCAACTATTGGTCCATACTGCTCGCGGGTTGGTTCGTCCTGGGTATGGCCTATTCGATGAGCGTCACCCCGTCCGGGCGGCTGTTGAAACGGTCGGCCAATGCGGAAGATCGGCCTGCACTCTTTGCGGCGCAGTTTGCCCTGAGCCACGGAAGCTGGTTGATCTGCTATCCGCTTGCTGGCCAGCTTGGCGCGAGAGAAAATCAGGTAATGACGTTCATTGCCATGTCGATCATCGCGCATTTTGGTGTGATCGCTGCTTATTTGCTATGGCCGAGCGCGGATCCTGACGAACTTCCGCATGATCACGTCGATCTTGATGCAGACCATCCCCACCTTCGGGATAAGCATGGCCAAAGCGCTGGCCACGCCTATGTGATCGACGATCTTCATCAGCATTGGCCAAGATCATGA
- a CDS encoding TolC family protein, giving the protein MQAFRGRLPRIAVSGAVVATCLMAGGTAASAQVAPPFAELFRQTSEAPRQLELEAEVDRAEGLARQARAYPNPTVSVMTENVGGQRPYNRFGRAENTLQVNQPLELFGKRSARIAAGEAGVVAAQARTRDGRLSYAYELARAYAGAEVADRRIGLAEDELEEAEADLKAARALVEAGKEARLRGLQAETEVNSLRAVVDTAKAERVGAYSRLTALSGQSVSYSTLAEPMLDRLAPMKGQGPIDPTQTAPYLAAKADAEAAARRVTSAKRQAIPDVTVSVGVRRLEVDNANALLAAVSVPFPLFDRNRGNIDAAQAELRGAQAREAATRLEAEAAIQASLALNEAADARAAAADRTLSTAEESYRLARIAYEAGKSPLIELLAARHGLGAARGVVLDARAAQFDARASLARLEGRTITGEPVQ; this is encoded by the coding sequence ATGCAAGCCTTTCGAGGCCGGCTGCCGCGTATTGCGGTATCCGGCGCGGTCGTTGCGACCTGCCTTATGGCGGGTGGCACGGCTGCAAGCGCGCAAGTCGCGCCACCATTTGCCGAGCTTTTTCGGCAAACCAGCGAAGCGCCACGTCAATTGGAGCTCGAAGCCGAAGTAGATCGTGCCGAAGGATTGGCACGGCAGGCACGCGCCTATCCCAATCCGACCGTGAGTGTCATGACGGAGAATGTGGGCGGGCAACGCCCGTACAACCGCTTTGGCCGTGCGGAAAACACGCTCCAGGTAAATCAACCGCTTGAGCTGTTCGGAAAGCGCTCCGCTCGCATTGCGGCAGGCGAAGCGGGCGTGGTCGCTGCTCAGGCGCGTACGCGTGACGGCCGGCTGTCCTATGCATATGAACTGGCGCGTGCCTATGCTGGCGCTGAAGTCGCCGATCGCAGGATCGGGCTGGCTGAAGATGAACTGGAAGAAGCAGAAGCGGATCTTAAGGCCGCCCGCGCTCTGGTTGAAGCGGGCAAGGAAGCTCGGCTTCGTGGCCTTCAGGCTGAAACCGAAGTGAATTCGCTGAGGGCTGTCGTCGATACGGCCAAAGCAGAGCGGGTTGGCGCCTATTCCCGCCTGACTGCGCTCAGTGGTCAGTCGGTGTCTTATTCGACGCTTGCCGAACCCATGTTGGACCGGCTGGCACCGATGAAGGGGCAGGGGCCGATCGACCCGACGCAGACGGCTCCTTATCTGGCAGCGAAAGCTGACGCAGAAGCTGCCGCGCGGCGCGTAACATCCGCCAAGCGGCAGGCCATTCCTGACGTGACGGTGTCCGTCGGCGTTAGACGGCTTGAGGTCGACAACGCGAACGCCCTGCTGGCGGCAGTGAGCGTGCCATTCCCGCTCTTCGACAGGAACCGCGGCAACATAGATGCCGCGCAGGCTGAACTGCGCGGCGCGCAGGCACGGGAGGCGGCAACCCGGTTGGAGGCCGAGGCTGCAATCCAGGCTTCGCTTGCCCTCAACGAAGCGGCAGACGCCAGAGCAGCGGCTGCCGATAGAACGCTATCCACGGCTGAAGAAAGCTATCGGCTTGCACGTATCGCCTATGAAGCGGGGAAGTCCCCGCTGATCGAATTGCTAGCTGCCCGCCATGGCCTGGGAGCTGCTCGCGGCGTGGTGCTCGATGCCCGCGCTGCCCAGTTCGATGCCCGCGCCAGCCTTGCACGGCTTGAGGGCCGCACCATCACCGGAGAACCCGTCCAATGA
- a CDS encoding reverse transcriptase domain-containing protein, giving the protein MGHIFGPVSFVKLPPELMSEASLLAHLGVGRAELNVISWYAGRMYHKFDIKKKSGKARVINAPDRRLKMLQRKIADLLTPLYRRRNPVHGFVIGRSVKTNAQSHLGSKFIVNLDLKDFFPSISYGRVTGVLRSLGMKREVAEAIATICCLNGTLPQGAPSSPILSNMVCFRLDRRLRELAKDARCIYTRYADDLSFSSYQPLMGLFETTPPASGHFSPDLLSEKLKQIFSGNGFVLNPDKAHYADKHSRRTVTGIRINEALNVDRRFVRNLRAALYSVETLGLAAAQAKFKSLHGGKADVGQHLQGKVSWLGYIKGASDPVFRSVASRFNAAFPPLALDILPSPQEIRERSVWLIEHWETGGDQGTAFFMKGVGLVTAEHCISPSGIVELYHPTKPSNKFAASVKHRCPDRDLAVLDHAIPNNEFYELETAGKAAATGDATTAIGYPGYGPGDRLNIRPGAVTSLPTKSAVKMVEVQQMLTPGMSGGPLLDVDDRVVGVVHKGGHDHGRQLAIAISELHAWLP; this is encoded by the coding sequence ATGGGCCATATTTTTGGACCAGTGAGTTTCGTGAAGTTGCCGCCGGAGTTGATGAGTGAGGCCAGTCTTCTTGCTCATCTTGGCGTTGGCCGTGCCGAACTTAATGTCATTAGTTGGTACGCCGGTAGGATGTACCATAAATTCGACATTAAAAAGAAGTCTGGCAAGGCGAGGGTGATTAATGCGCCGGATCGTCGGCTGAAGATGTTGCAGAGGAAGATCGCCGATTTGCTGACGCCTCTCTATCGGAGGCGCAACCCTGTTCACGGGTTCGTGATCGGTCGTTCTGTGAAGACCAATGCTCAGTCCCATCTGGGCAGCAAGTTCATCGTCAACTTGGATTTGAAGGATTTCTTCCCGTCCATTTCGTACGGACGCGTGACGGGCGTGCTGCGTTCGCTTGGCATGAAGCGCGAGGTCGCGGAAGCTATTGCGACAATTTGCTGCCTCAATGGGACGTTGCCCCAAGGCGCTCCGAGCAGTCCGATCTTGTCCAATATGGTTTGCTTCCGCTTGGATCGGAGGCTGCGGGAGTTAGCCAAGGACGCCCGTTGCATTTACACCCGCTATGCGGACGACCTGAGCTTTTCCAGCTACCAGCCGCTAATGGGATTGTTCGAAACGACACCACCGGCTTCAGGGCATTTCTCACCGGATCTGTTGTCGGAAAAACTTAAGCAGATTTTCAGCGGTAACGGGTTTGTGCTGAACCCGGACAAGGCTCACTATGCTGACAAGCATTCGCGCCGCACCGTGACAGGCATCCGGATTAACGAGGCTCTCAATGTCGACCGGCGGTTTGTGAGGAATTTGCGGGCAGCCCTTTACTCTGTTGAAACTTTGGGACTGGCCGCCGCCCAGGCAAAATTCAAATCCTTGCATGGTGGTAAAGCTGACGTCGGCCAGCACCTGCAAGGCAAGGTATCGTGGTTGGGGTACATCAAAGGCGCATCTGACCCAGTCTTTCGGAGTGTCGCATCCCGTTTCAACGCTGCATTCCCGCCGCTCGCGCTCGATATTTTGCCCAGTCCCCAAGAAATACGAGAACGATCAGTGTGGCTGATTGAGCACTGGGAAACAGGGGGTGACCAAGGCACGGCGTTTTTCATGAAGGGTGTCGGTCTGGTAACGGCAGAGCATTGCATATCGCCGTCCGGTATAGTTGAGTTGTATCACCCGACGAAGCCGTCGAATAAATTCGCGGCGTCCGTGAAGCATCGATGCCCAGATCGCGATCTGGCCGTTCTCGACCATGCAATCCCCAACAACGAATTCTATGAGCTCGAAACCGCCGGCAAGGCAGCCGCGACAGGCGATGCCACGACCGCGATCGGGTATCCCGGTTATGGACCCGGCGACAGACTGAACATCCGACCTGGCGCAGTTACGTCCCTGCCAACTAAGAGTGCGGTGAAGATGGTCGAGGTCCAGCAGATGCTGACGCCGGGCATGTCAGGAGGGCCATTGCTGGATGTGGATGACCGCGTCGTTGGCGTCGTTCACAAGGGCGGCCATGATCATGGTCGGCAACTCGCTATTGCCATATCTGAACTGCATGCTTGGCTGCCCTGA
- a CDS encoding metal-sensing transcriptional repressor, with protein MADHQHETHPAIIKRLNRAGGHLRSIVTMIEEGRPCVEIAQQLQAVESAIVNAKKTLINDHIDHCLSHSQDSCGVSKAVEEFRAISRYL; from the coding sequence ATGGCTGATCATCAGCACGAGACGCACCCTGCGATCATAAAGCGATTGAACCGTGCTGGCGGCCACCTGCGCAGCATCGTAACAATGATCGAAGAAGGACGTCCCTGCGTCGAGATCGCCCAGCAGTTGCAAGCGGTCGAAAGTGCGATCGTCAACGCCAAGAAGACCCTGATCAACGATCATATCGATCATTGTCTCAGCCATAGCCAAGACAGCTGCGGCGTCTCCAAGGCCGTTGAAGAATTCCGGGCAATCTCACGATATCTGTAA
- a CDS encoding HupE/UreJ family protein has protein sequence MKLRLARPWACYAAVFTALAFFVVDVALAHGVAEGDKGYIEETTGPQIGAFLYLGAKHMVTGYDHLLFLFGVIFFLYRMREVASYVTLFAIGHSTTLIAGVLLGTNVSAYLVDAIIGLSVVYKALDNLGAFQRWFGFQPNTKAAVLIFGFFHGFGLATKLQDFALSSDGLITNLIAFNVGVEMGQILALSAILIIMGYWRRTRSFAKHAFTANVVLMTAGFVLTGYQLAGLFLGDPS, from the coding sequence ATGAAACTCAGACTGGCTCGACCGTGGGCATGTTATGCTGCGGTCTTTACAGCCTTGGCGTTTTTCGTCGTCGATGTGGCCTTGGCCCATGGCGTTGCGGAAGGCGACAAAGGCTATATCGAAGAAACGACCGGCCCTCAGATAGGGGCATTTCTCTATCTCGGCGCCAAGCACATGGTCACCGGATATGACCATTTGCTGTTCCTGTTCGGCGTCATCTTCTTCCTCTACCGGATGCGCGAGGTCGCGTCCTACGTCACGCTGTTCGCCATCGGCCACAGCACGACCCTGATTGCAGGGGTACTGCTGGGCACCAATGTCAGCGCCTATCTCGTCGATGCGATCATCGGCTTGTCGGTCGTCTACAAGGCGCTCGACAATCTCGGGGCGTTTCAGCGCTGGTTTGGGTTCCAGCCGAATACAAAGGCGGCCGTGCTGATCTTCGGCTTCTTCCACGGCTTCGGTCTGGCGACGAAGCTGCAGGATTTCGCGCTATCGTCTGATGGTCTGATCACCAATCTCATCGCTTTCAACGTCGGCGTCGAGATGGGCCAAATCCTGGCTCTGTCGGCCATCCTCATCATCATGGGATATTGGCGGCGCACGCGCAGCTTCGCCAAACATGCCTTCACCGCGAACGTCGTGCTGATGACCGCCGGCTTCGTTCTCACCGGCTATCAGCTCGCCGGCTTGTTCCTGGGAGATCCTTCATGA
- a CDS encoding efflux RND transporter periplasmic adaptor subunit produces the protein MKSDNTLYAGAAVGLILAALAGFGVARMTAPSAPVAEESAAEAEAQPADTVEIAADGIKTSAISVEAVSGSSLSGIVMASATVEATPDAEAVLTARAPGTVTRIFKRIGDTVRAGEAIALVESRDASAIAADRGTAAARATLAARQLAREKSLLAQGVSARADYETAEANLAVARAEARQADAAARAARVAGDGRSVSVVSSVSGRITSATASLGSFVQAETELFRVADPRSIQIEAAVPVADAGRVKAGDRVELTTSDGQKVEGRVRSATGVVDTQTRQATVVITPSGGGSVIAPGQLVQARIFASGGQGASGVTVPQDAVQTVGERTVVFVRTPKGFKAQTVQVASRSGGMVAIAAGLKAGQQIATTNAFLLKAELEKESAE, from the coding sequence ATGAAGTCCGACAACACACTCTATGCCGGCGCTGCGGTCGGCCTCATTCTGGCGGCACTGGCCGGCTTCGGCGTTGCACGCATGACAGCGCCCAGCGCACCGGTGGCTGAGGAAAGCGCTGCGGAAGCAGAGGCCCAGCCTGCCGATACCGTGGAAATCGCTGCGGACGGCATCAAGACCTCGGCAATCTCGGTTGAAGCTGTCTCCGGCTCCAGTCTCTCGGGGATCGTCATGGCGAGCGCCACGGTCGAAGCCACGCCTGATGCCGAGGCTGTTCTAACCGCGCGAGCGCCAGGCACGGTGACGCGCATCTTCAAGCGTATCGGTGATACGGTTCGGGCCGGTGAGGCGATCGCGCTGGTGGAAAGTCGTGATGCCTCGGCAATCGCGGCTGATCGGGGTACTGCGGCGGCGCGGGCGACACTCGCTGCGCGGCAATTGGCCCGCGAGAAGAGCCTGCTCGCGCAAGGTGTATCGGCGCGGGCGGACTATGAAACGGCCGAAGCCAATCTGGCGGTAGCTCGGGCCGAAGCGCGCCAGGCGGACGCGGCCGCGCGTGCAGCACGGGTTGCTGGCGATGGTCGGTCCGTATCTGTCGTGAGCTCGGTCTCTGGTCGGATCACATCGGCAACGGCAAGTCTGGGTTCGTTCGTCCAGGCGGAGACTGAATTGTTCCGGGTCGCCGATCCGCGCAGCATCCAGATCGAGGCCGCCGTGCCCGTGGCTGATGCTGGCCGGGTCAAGGCTGGCGATCGGGTGGAACTCACAACATCCGACGGCCAGAAGGTGGAAGGCCGCGTGCGCTCGGCGACGGGTGTTGTCGACACACAGACCCGGCAAGCCACGGTGGTCATCACCCCGAGCGGCGGTGGCAGCGTGATCGCTCCAGGACAGCTTGTGCAGGCACGTATCTTCGCCAGCGGTGGTCAGGGTGCCAGCGGTGTCACGGTGCCACAGGATGCGGTCCAGACAGTCGGCGAACGGACAGTGGTTTTTGTTCGCACGCCCAAGGGCTTCAAGGCACAGACCGTTCAGGTCGCCAGTCGCAGTGGCGGCATGGTTGCGATTGCGGCTGGCCTGAAGGCGGGGCAGCAGATCGCGACGACCAACGCCTTCCTCCTCAAGGCTGAGCTTGAGAAGGAGTCGGCAGAATGA